In one window of Balaenoptera musculus isolate JJ_BM4_2016_0621 chromosome 10, mBalMus1.pri.v3, whole genome shotgun sequence DNA:
- the LRRC10 gene encoding leucine-rich repeat-containing protein 10, producing the protein MGNTIRALVAFIPADRCQNYMVRDLREMPLDKMVDLSGNQLRRVPVHVCSFQQLAKLYLSDNHLNSLPPELGQLQNLQILALDFNNFKALPQVVCTLKQLCILYLGNNKLCDLPGELSLLQNLQTLWVEANYLTQLPDVVCELSLLKTLHAGSNALRLLPGRLRRLRELRTIWLSGNLLTDFPPVLLHMTSLEVIDVAWNSIRYFPSLAHLSSLKLVIYDHNPCRNAPKVAKGVRRVGRWAEETPEPDPRKARCYALARQESQEAQVPALPPPLPPTNS; encoded by the coding sequence ATGGGGAACACCATCAGGGCCCTCGTGGCCTTCATCCCGGCTGACCGCTGCCAGAACTACATGGTCAGAGACCTCCGGGAGATGCCGCTGGACAAGATGGTGGATCTGAGTGGGAACCAGCTCCGCCGCGTCCCCGTGCACGTGTGCTCCTTCCAGCAGCTGGCCAAGCTCTACCTGAGTGACAACCACCTCAACAGCCTGCCTCCGGAGCTGGGGCAGCTGCAAAATCTGCAGATCCTGGCCCTGGATTTCAACAACTTCAAGGCTCTGCCCCAGGTGGTATGTACCTTGAAACAGCTCTGCATCCTCTACCTGGGTAACAACAAACTCTGCGACCTCCCCGGTGAGCTGAGCCTGCTCCAGAATCTCCAGACCCTGTGGGTCGAGGCCAATTACCTCACCCAGCTGCCAGATGTGGTCTGTGAGCTGAGTCTCCTCAAGACTCTGCATGCTGGCTCCAACGCCCTGCGTCTGCTGCCAGGCCGGCTCCGGCGCCTCCGGGAGCTGAGGACCATCTGGCTCTCAGGCAACCTGCTGACAGACTTCCCCCCTGTGCTGCTTCACATGACTTCCCTGGAGGTGATCGATGTGGCCTGGAACAGCATCCGCTACTTCCCCAGCCTGGCCCACCTGTCAAGCCTGAAGCTGGTCATCTATGACCACAATCCTTGCAGGAATGCACCCAAGGTGGCCAAAGGGGTGCGTCGCGTGGGAAGATGGGCAGAGGAGACCCCAGAGCCTGACCCCAGAAAAGCCAGGTGCTACGCACTGGCCAGGCAGGAAAGCCAGGAGGCACAAGTGCCTGCCCTGCCTCCTCCACTTCCGCCCACCAATTCCTGA